GCCGAGACTGATGTCGAACTCGCCCAAGCGGGCAAGCGACCCGACTGGAGCTGGGAACTCGCCTATCAACGGCGCGATCCGATGTTCGGTGACATGGTGTCGGCGGGGGTGACGATCAGCCTGCCAATCTTCGCCTCTCGGCGTCAGGATCCAATCCTTGCGAGCAAGGTGGCCGCGGCAGGCCAAGCCCGCGCCGAGCGCGAGGCTTCGCGGCGCGAGATCGTCGCGCAGCTCGAAGCGGGCCTTGCCGATCACCTGATGCATCACGATCAATGGCGACGATCCTTCGACGTGCTCGTCCCCTTGGCCAAGCAGCGCGCCGACCTGGAAACCGCCAGCTACGGCGCCGGTCGAGCCGGCCTGACCGATGTCGTGCAGGCCTTCACCCAGCTGGCGAACGCCCAGCTCACCCTTTTGGATCGTGAGGCGGCTGTCGCGACGGACGCGGCTCGCCTGGGCCTCTTGTATGGGAGCGACGATCAATGACCGCTCGGTCGTCATTGAAGACCCGCCTTGCCGTGGGCGGCGTCGTGATCGCCGCCCTTGCAGCCGGCGGAGGATTTGGACTTGCGAAGCTTGGTCCAGATAGGCCCGCGGTCAGCGAGTCCGCAGATCGCCACGTTCTCTACTGGTACGATCCGATGGTTCCGGCCCAGCACTTTGACAAGCCGGGCAAGTCGCCATTCATGGATATGCAGCTCGTGCCGAAATACGCCGGGGCAAGGGCGGAGGCGAACGGCGCGGGCGTCGTGATCGATCCAGCGAGGACCCAGAACCTGGGTGTGCGCTTGGTGAGCGTCGAGCGGGGAACCCTTTCCACTGACGCGACCGTCGCGGGGTCCCTGGCGTTCAACGAGCGTGACGTCGCCATCGTTCAGGCCAAGGCCGCCGGCTTCGTGCAGCGGACCTATGGTCGCGCTCCAGGTGACATCCTCGCCGCTGGCGCGCCTCTCGCCGACATCCTGGTCCCTGAATGGGGCGGCGCGCAGAATGAGTTCCTGGCTGTCCGGCGTACGGGTGACGCCGCGCTGACCTCCGCGGCCCGGCAAAGACTGCTGTTGCTGGGCATGTCGCCGGCGACGGTGGCGCAGATCGAACGCTCTGGCCGGCCGCAGACAGTCGTGACGGTGACCACACCGACGGGGGGAGTGATCAAGACCCTCAACGTCCGAAACGGCATGACCGTGTCCGCAGGCCAGACCCTGGCCGAAGTGAACGGCCTCTCCCGCGTCTGGCTTAACGCCGCCATGCCCGAGGCGCTCGCCGCGCAGGTTCGGCTGGGACAGAGCGTGACAGCCACTCTGTCAGCCTTCGCTGGGGAGACCTTCTCCGGCCGCGTCTCTTCCATCCTGCCGCAGGCCAACGCCGAGAGCCGCACCCTTACGGTTCGGGTGGAGTTGCCCAATCCCGGCGGGCGGCTCCGCCCGGGCATGTTCGCCACTGTGCAGCTTGGCGGCCCTGATCGACCCGCGCTCCTTGTGTCGTCCGAGGCAGTCATCCGGACCGGTCGGCGCACCCTGGTCATGATCGCGCAGGCCGGTGGTCGTTACCTCCCCGCTGAGATCCGTATCGGCCGTGAGGCCGGCGGCAGGACGGAGGTGCTTGGCGGTCTCTCCGAGGGCGAAAAGGTGGTCGCCTCCGGACAGTTCCTGATCGACTCCGAGGCCAGCCTGTCTGGCCTGCAACCCCGCGTGATGGGCGTAGAAAAGCCGGCGCAAGCTAGGCCGCCAGTCGCGGCGACCTACGAGACGGTTGGACGGATTGAGCAGGTGGCCAGCGACAAGGTGACCCTCTCGCACCAGCCGGTTCCCGCCCTGCAGTGGCCGGCTATGACCATGACCTTCCGGGTGGAGAACCCAAGCCTGGTGCGAGGCTACAAGGTCGGAGACCAGGTCCGCTTTGGCTTCGAACAGACCCCCACGGGTCCGACCCTGCGCCGCGTCAGCCGGGCGGGTGACCAATGATCGCCGCCCTCATCCGCGCGTCCGTGCGAGCGCGCTTCTTTGTCCTGCTCGCCACCCTCGGCCTGGTCGCCATCGGCGTGTGGGCGGTGCGATCAACGCCGGTCGATGCGTTGCCCGACCTCTCCGACGTCCAGGTGATCATCCGCACCTCCTACCCTGGCCAAGCCCCGCAGATCGTCGAGAACCAAGTCACCTATCCCCTGACCACCACCATGCTCTCTGTGCCGGGGGCCAAGACGGTGCGCGGCTATTCCTTCTTCGGCGACAGCTTCGTCTATGTGCTGTTTGAGGACGGCACGGACCTCTATTGGGCCCGGTCGCGGGTGCTGGAATACCTAAACCAAGTCCAGAGCCGCCTGCCGGCCTCAGCCAGGCCAGCGCTCGGACCCGATGCCACCGGCGTCGGCTGGATCTACGAGTACGCCCTGATCGACAAGACCGGCCGCCATGATCTTTCCCAGCTCCGGGGTCTGCAGGACTGGTTCCTGCGTTATGAACTGAAGATCCTTCCGGGCGTGGCCGAGGTCGCAAGCATCGGCGGCATGGTCCGTCAGTATCAGGTGGTCCTCGACCCCGGGAAGCTCGCCGGTTACGGCGTCACCCACAGTCAGGCGGTGGACGCCATTCAGCGCGCCAACCAGGAAGCCGGCGGCTCGGTGCTGGAAATGGGCGAGGCCGAGTACATGGTCCGGGCTTCCGGTTACCTGCGGACCCTCGATGACTTTCGCGCCATCCCCTTGCGGACCGCCGCGGGCGGCATCGCGATCACGCTTGGCGACGTGGCCACCCTGCAGGTCGGTCCGGAGATGCGCCGTGGCGTCGCCGAGCTGAACGGTCAGGGCGAGGTCGCTGGCGGCGTGGTGATCCTGCGCTCGGGCAAGAACGCCCGCGAGACCATCGCGGCCGTCAAGGACAAGCTCCAGGAGCTGAAGCGAAGCCTGCCGGCCGGTGTCGAAGTCGTCACCACCTACGACCGGTCGCAACTGATCGACCGGGCGATCGAGAACCTCACCAGCAAACTGGCCGAGGAATTTGTCGTGGTGGCGCTCGTCTGCGCTCTTTTCCTTTGGCATATGCGCTCCGCCCTCGTGGTCATCCTGACCCTCCCACTCGGCGTGCTCTTCGCCTTCGTTGTCATGCGGATCCAGGGCGTCAACGCCAACATCATGTCCCTGGGCGGCATCGCGATCGCCATTGGCGCCATGGTCGACGCCGCCGTGGTGATGATCGAAAACGCGCACAAGCATCTCGAGCGCTGGGAGCATGAGAACCCGGGTCAGAAGATGACCGACCAAGAGCGCTGGAGGATCGTCACGGAAGCCGCTGTGGAGGTCGGTCCCGCCCTGTTCCTGAGTCTGGTGATCATCACACTGTCCTTCGTGCCGGTCTTCGCCCTCCAGGCCCAGGAGGGTCGTCTGTTCGCGCCGCTGGCCTTCACCAAGAGCTACGCCATGGCGGGCGCGGCCATCCTGTCCGTCACCCTGGCCCCGGTCTTGATGGGCTATCTTATCCGCGGCCGGATCCCGGCGGAGAACGCCAATCCGGTGAACCGCTGGCTGACGGCCCTCTACAAGCCGGCGCTCGACTGGGTGATGCGTCGCCCGAAGACCACCCTCCTGGTCGCCCTCCTGGCCTTCGCCACCACAGCCTGGCCGCTCAGCCAGCTGGGAGGCGAGTTCATCCCGCACATGGACGAAGGCGACCTGCTCTACATGCCGTCCGCCTTGCCCGGGATTTCCGCTGCGAAGGCCTCGGAATTGCTGCAGCAGACCGACCGGCTGATCATGACCGTCCCGGAGGTCAAGACCGTGTTCGGAAAGGCGGGGCGCGCGGAGACGGCCACCGATCCGGCCCCGCTCGAGATGTTCGAGACCACAATCCAGTTCAAGCCGCGCGAGCAGTGGCGCGCCGGAATGACCCCCGACAAGCTGGTCGATGAACTTGATCGGGCGGTCAAGGTCCCCGGCCTGGCCAATGTCTGGGTGCCCCCGATCCGGAACCGCATCGACATGCTGGCCACCGGCATCAAGAGTCCGATCGGCGTGAAGGTGTCAGGCGCCAACCTCGCGGATCTCGATCGCGTGGCCGCCGCCATCGAAGCTGTCGCCAAGACCACGCCAGGGGTCAGTTCGGCCCTGGCTGAGCGGCTGACCGGCGGTCGCTATGTCGATGTCGACATCGACCGCGCCGCGGCCGGACGCTTCGGCCTCAACATCGCCGACGTCCAGGCGATCATCTCTGGGGCCGTGGGCGGCCAGACGGTCGGGGAGACGGTGGAGGGCGTCGCCCGCTACCCCATCAGCGTCCGTTATCCGCGTGAACTCCGCGACAGTCTTGAGGGACTGCGCACCCTCCCGATCCTGACCCCGGGCGGCCAGCAGATCACGTTGGGCACGGTGGCCAACGTCCAGATCGTCGATGGACCGCCGATGCTCAAGACGGAGAGTGCTCGGCCTTCGACCTGGGTCTATGTTGACGTGCGAGGGCGAGATCTCACGGCGGTGGTCAAGGATCTGCAGCATGCGGTCGCTCAGAAGGTGAGGCTCCCCCCAGGCGTGTCGGTCGCCTATTCAGGCCAGTTCGAATACCTCCAGCGCGCCGCCGAGCGGCTCAAGCTGGTTGTTCCGGCGACTCTGCTGATCATCTTCGTCCTGCTCTATGTCACGTTCGGCCGGTTCGATGAGGCCGCCTTGATCATGGCGACCTTGCCCTTCGCCCTGACCGGCGGGATCTGGACTCTCTACGTGCTGGGCTTCCACCAGTCCGTCGCGACCGGCGTGGGCTTCATCGCCCTGGCCGGCGTGTCGGCGGAGTTCGGTGTGGTGATGTTGATCTACCTCAAGCACGCGCTCGCCGAACGCGGGCCAAGCCCTAGCCAGGAGGACGTGGAAGCCGCGGTGCGCCAAGGCGCTCTCCTGCGCGTGAGACCAAAGGCCATGACCGTGGCGGTCATCCTGGCCGGCTTGGCCCCCATCCTTGTGGGGCATGGCGCGGGATCCGAAGTCATGAGCCGCATCGCCGCCCCGATGATCGGCGGCATGCTTACCGCGCCCCTATTGTCGATGCTGGTGATCCCGGCCGGCTACCTGCTGCTCCGCAGACGGCGTCTGACGAACCTTTCCCCGACCGCTTCAACCCAAGGAGAATTCCCATGAAGCTCATCTTCGCAACGGCGACCGCCCTGGCGCTGACCGCAGGCTTGGCCGCCTGCGGTAAGCCGGCCTCTAAGCAAGCGGCCGCACCAGCCCCCGAGGCTGCGTCCGCGATGGCGGCCTCAACCACCCCAGACCCGGCCGCGCCGACGGGCGATATGGGCAAGATGGCGATGCCCGCCGCCGCCAAGATGGCCAAGGGCCAAGGCACGGTCACTGCCGTCGACACCACGGCCAACACCATCACCCTGGATCACGGCCCTATCGCCGAGGCAGGCTGGCCGGCGATGACCATGGGGTTCAAGGCGTCACCGGCCCTGGTGGCTCAGGTCAAGGCTGGCGACAAGGTGGCGTTCGACCTGAAGCTCGAGGGTGGCGCTGGCGAGATCACCGCAATTCAAAAACAGTAATCCCGCGCCGACGGTTGGCCTGCCGCAAGCAGGTCAGCCGTCGGCCGAGTGAAGACGACAGGGGTCTACTTTCTATTGTCCTGGAAGTGCTGGCGTCGCCTATGCGTCCTGCGACTCGGCTTGCCAGCATTTGCTGAATGTTAGGATCGGTGGGGCACGATCGCGCCACGATCGGAGCCCAGCATGCCAGCCAATATCAAGCCCCTCACGGCCATGCGGTTTTTCGCGGCGCTCTGGGTCGTCGCCTTCCACTACACACCGAGCCTGGGACTGGGCATGCCCGCCCTGGTCGCCAAAGGTTATCTGGGCGTCGAGTTGTTCTTCGTTCTGTCCGGCTTCATCCTGAGCCACGTCTACATGGCGGCCCATGGCGAGGGGCGGTTCAACTACGCACAGTTCCTCTGGGCGAGGCTAGCCCGGATCTACCCGGTCCATATAGCGACGCTGCTCGGGCTCGCCGCCCTCATCGGCGTCGCCGGCCTGGCGGGTGTGAATGCGGGCGAGCAGGTCGTGGTCTGGGCGTCGATCCCGGCCCACCTGACCTTGACCCAGGCCTGGGGTCTGGCCCCGCAGGGCGGTTGGAACCATCCCTCCTGGTCCATTTCCGCCGAGTGGTTCGCCTATCTGGCCTTCCCGGCGTTTGCGGCCGTGTTCTGGCGCCTGCGGGACCGGCCGCGTCTCGCCGCCGCGCTTGCGGCGCTGCTGGCGCTGGTTCTGAACGTGGGCTTCGAGCGCCTGGCAGGCTTTCCCCTCACGAGGGCCACGATCCTCTGGGGCGCGCTCCGGATCGTGCCCTGCTTCGCCCTCGGCTGCGCCATCTGGCTTCTCTGGCGCGCCGATGTCATGCCGACCAAGCGCGCCGCGGTGCTCGGCTTGGCCGGCAGCCTCGCGGCTATCGTTGGGGCGACCGTCCTTGGGGCGCCGGACTGGTTCACGGTTTGGTTGTTCGGCGCCTTGATCCTGAGCCTCGCGAGCCTGACGACGAGCGGGTCCAAGCTCCTGACGTCGCCGGTCTGGGTCTACCTCGGTGAAGTCAGTTTCGCCGTCTATATGGTGTGCATCCCGTGGGAGCTGGTGTTTTCGAAGGCTGTCCAACGCATCGCGCCCACGGCCGGTGAAACCCTGGCCTGGCCACTCTGGCTGGTTATGTTCGGCGGGGTTCTGCCTGCGGCCATGATTGTCCATCATCTGGTCGAGCGGCCTGCCCGGGAGATCATGCGTCGCCATGGCGTGCCGTTCTCGCGCCGGCGTGCGCCACCTGCAGAGCGGATGGCGCAGGTGTCGGCCGCGCGGCGCTGATTTTGCCCCGTTCGCGATGGGCAACCTGGTAGATGGCGTACGAGCTGCGACTGATACCTAAGTTGAGGTTCTGGCCGCTCCCTGCTTGGACCACCAGAAGCCCCCGACGAGAATGGCCACCGTCACCGCCTGGGCGACCACGCCTTCAATGGTCGGGAAAAAGCCCAGCAGTTCGACACGCGGCAATGGCAGCGGGTGCAGGTCCAAGAGGCCTGCCTCCTGCAAAGCGGCCACGCCCTTGCCAGCGAGTACGACGGCCAAGATCGCCATCAGGTTGGCGCTGTACTCGAAGAACCTGCCAATCGGTAGGCGCTTGGAGAACCGCAGCATGGCCCAGGCGATAGCAGCGAGGACCACGATGGCCGAGCCCACGCCGGCGAGCACCGCACCTGCGCCACCCTGGGTCCAAAGCGCCGTCAGGAAGAGGATGGTCTCGAACACCTCGCGATAGACGACAATGAAGGCTAGCAGGAACAAGAACCAGGCCGACTGCTTAGACAGCGCGTGCGACAGCTTCTCCCGGATATAAATCTGCCAGGCGTCGGCCTGCGCCTTGCCGTGCATCCAAAGCCCCACCGAGATCAGCACAGCGGCGGCGATCAGGGAGCCGAACCCTTCGGTCAGCTCGCGGCTTGCCCCGCTGATCGAGATGAAAAAGGTGGCCGCCGCCCAGGTGAGACCGCCCGCCAACAGGGCGGCGATCCAGCCGCCATGTACGTAGGGAAGAACGTCGCTCCGCTCGGCTTTCCGCAGGAAGGCGATCATCGCCACGACGATCAGCAGGGCTTCAAGTCCCTCGCGCAGCAGGATGGTGAAGGCTCCGGCGAAGCTCGAAAAGCCACTGGCCTTTTCCGGGGCCAGGGCGCGTCCGGCGGAGGCGAATAGGGCGTCGAGCCGCTCAATCTGACTGCGCACCTCGCTAACGGGTGCAGCCTTGCCGATCGCGCCGCGCACATCACCCATCGCGCCTTCGATCCGCCGCATCAGGGCCGGATCGCGCGCGCTCAAGGACGGCTCTACCGGCTCAAAGCCATCAAGGTAGGCAGCGAGCGCCAGATCGGCGGCGGCCTTGCGATCGCCGGCCTCGTAGGCCGTGAGGCTGGCGGCGAGCTTCTGCCGGGCGACATCGAGCGACCCGCCCCCGATCCGGGTGACGACCTCAGGGTGGCGACGCAAGTAGGCGGTCAAGGCCCGCGCTTTGGTCTCGCCGATCGTCGCGGCTAGAGCGGTAGGCGTCGTTTGGGTCAGGGTCTCTAGGTCGGGGAAGCGGGTTCGAACCGTGGCGTCTTCGTTCCAGAGCTTTTCGCCAGCGGTAGCTTCCGCATCGGTGAATGCGAAGCGCCCAACATAGAAAGCCAGGTCCCACCGATCGTCGGACGACAGCTGCGCGTAGCTGGCCATGGCAGTGCCATCGAGACCCTGCTGGATCACTTGGTAGAGACCAAACACACTGCGCTGGCGGGCCCGATCAACATCGGCGAAGGCGATCGGGCTCGGATCGAGGCTCTTAGCGTTTGGACCGTCAGCATTGCCGGTAGCACCATGACAGGCAGCACAGTTCTCAGCGTACAGCGCCGCGCCGCGCGCGAGGTCTGGCGCGCGATTGGGCGCCAAAGGGGTGGGATAGGCCGCTAGCAGATCGGTGGCCAACGCGTGGGCTTGGGCGGAGACAGCAGACGGTTCCTGCTTCGCCGCGATCGCCGCTTGTAAGCTCGCCGCTTTGGAGACGAGAGCTGGCTGGGCCTTGGTCGCCGGAAGGCTCGCGATGCGCTCGTGAACCTGGCCTGCGAACTCACTCATCTCGGCGTACTCAGACGAGCTAATGACTTTGCCGTCCATCACCGCCCCGGCGTAGTCCACCGAAAGGTAGTCCAAGAGCCGCCAGGCCGTCTGAGAGGAGGTCGCTTCCTGCGCATGCGCGATCGGGGCGACCGCCAAAACCAATACGGCAAACAGGCAGCAGAACATCGAGGCCCAGCGGTCTTTGAGAGCGGTAATCATTTGCAGTTCATGAGCGCGGAAGCACGCCTATGGCAAGAGCTAGATCATGAGCCGGTAGGACGCGGTGCTTGGCCTGGCGACCGGAGATGCTCGCGCCCGAGCCTCAGCGCCTTCGTAGGGTAGAGGCGTCGCGCATCGTTCCTCCGAACGAGGGGACTAAGAGACCGATTAGCTGGGAACGAATATGCCAGGCCGGGGTTGGAGGGATGGTCGTTCGGTGCAGCACGCCCCGCCGACCAATACGTCCCCGGGGTACGGCTTTCGCTGCGCGAGCCTCCGGTCCCTTGAAACGCCCGCCGTGGCTGCCCATCGACAAGGCTGTTGCGCAAGCGCCCTGAGTTTGGCGCCGGGGGGACCCGAAGAGGCCGAGATGCGCGCGGCGATCCGCAACACCGGGATGTCTACAAGACTGGCGCCCCGCTGGTGACGGACCCCGTACCATCGCGTCCGGCGTCGGACACCTTCGCGGTCCGTTCGGAACCGAGAAATCCGGACTCCTACACCGTT
The sequence above is drawn from the Phenylobacterium glaciei genome and encodes:
- a CDS encoding cytochrome c/FTR1 family iron permease, producing the protein MITALKDRWASMFCCLFAVLVLAVAPIAHAQEATSSQTAWRLLDYLSVDYAGAVMDGKVISSSEYAEMSEFAGQVHERIASLPATKAQPALVSKAASLQAAIAAKQEPSAVSAQAHALATDLLAAYPTPLAPNRAPDLARGAALYAENCAACHGATGNADGPNAKSLDPSPIAFADVDRARQRSVFGLYQVIQQGLDGTAMASYAQLSSDDRWDLAFYVGRFAFTDAEATAGEKLWNEDATVRTRFPDLETLTQTTPTALAATIGETKARALTAYLRRHPEVVTRIGGGSLDVARQKLAASLTAYEAGDRKAAADLALAAYLDGFEPVEPSLSARDPALMRRIEGAMGDVRGAIGKAAPVSEVRSQIERLDALFASAGRALAPEKASGFSSFAGAFTILLREGLEALLIVVAMIAFLRKAERSDVLPYVHGGWIAALLAGGLTWAAATFFISISGASRELTEGFGSLIAAAVLISVGLWMHGKAQADAWQIYIREKLSHALSKQSAWFLFLLAFIVVYREVFETILFLTALWTQGGAGAVLAGVGSAIVVLAAIAWAMLRFSKRLPIGRFFEYSANLMAILAVVLAGKGVAALQEAGLLDLHPLPLPRVELLGFFPTIEGVVAQAVTVAILVGGFWWSKQGAARTST
- a CDS encoding efflux RND transporter periplasmic adaptor subunit — encoded protein: MGGVVIAALAAGGGFGLAKLGPDRPAVSESADRHVLYWYDPMVPAQHFDKPGKSPFMDMQLVPKYAGARAEANGAGVVIDPARTQNLGVRLVSVERGTLSTDATVAGSLAFNERDVAIVQAKAAGFVQRTYGRAPGDILAAGAPLADILVPEWGGAQNEFLAVRRTGDAALTSAARQRLLLLGMSPATVAQIERSGRPQTVVTVTTPTGGVIKTLNVRNGMTVSAGQTLAEVNGLSRVWLNAAMPEALAAQVRLGQSVTATLSAFAGETFSGRVSSILPQANAESRTLTVRVELPNPGGRLRPGMFATVQLGGPDRPALLVSSEAVIRTGRRTLVMIAQAGGRYLPAEIRIGREAGGRTEVLGGLSEGEKVVASGQFLIDSEASLSGLQPRVMGVEKPAQARPPVAATYETVGRIEQVASDKVTLSHQPVPALQWPAMTMTFRVENPSLVRGYKVGDQVRFGFEQTPTGPTLRRVSRAGDQ
- a CDS encoding efflux RND transporter permease subunit; the protein is MIAALIRASVRARFFVLLATLGLVAIGVWAVRSTPVDALPDLSDVQVIIRTSYPGQAPQIVENQVTYPLTTTMLSVPGAKTVRGYSFFGDSFVYVLFEDGTDLYWARSRVLEYLNQVQSRLPASARPALGPDATGVGWIYEYALIDKTGRHDLSQLRGLQDWFLRYELKILPGVAEVASIGGMVRQYQVVLDPGKLAGYGVTHSQAVDAIQRANQEAGGSVLEMGEAEYMVRASGYLRTLDDFRAIPLRTAAGGIAITLGDVATLQVGPEMRRGVAELNGQGEVAGGVVILRSGKNARETIAAVKDKLQELKRSLPAGVEVVTTYDRSQLIDRAIENLTSKLAEEFVVVALVCALFLWHMRSALVVILTLPLGVLFAFVVMRIQGVNANIMSLGGIAIAIGAMVDAAVVMIENAHKHLERWEHENPGQKMTDQERWRIVTEAAVEVGPALFLSLVIITLSFVPVFALQAQEGRLFAPLAFTKSYAMAGAAILSVTLAPVLMGYLIRGRIPAENANPVNRWLTALYKPALDWVMRRPKTTLLVALLAFATTAWPLSQLGGEFIPHMDEGDLLYMPSALPGISAAKASELLQQTDRLIMTVPEVKTVFGKAGRAETATDPAPLEMFETTIQFKPREQWRAGMTPDKLVDELDRAVKVPGLANVWVPPIRNRIDMLATGIKSPIGVKVSGANLADLDRVAAAIEAVAKTTPGVSSALAERLTGGRYVDVDIDRAAAGRFGLNIADVQAIISGAVGGQTVGETVEGVARYPISVRYPRELRDSLEGLRTLPILTPGGQQITLGTVANVQIVDGPPMLKTESARPSTWVYVDVRGRDLTAVVKDLQHAVAQKVRLPPGVSVAYSGQFEYLQRAAERLKLVVPATLLIIFVLLYVTFGRFDEAALIMATLPFALTGGIWTLYVLGFHQSVATGVGFIALAGVSAEFGVVMLIYLKHALAERGPSPSQEDVEAAVRQGALLRVRPKAMTVAVILAGLAPILVGHGAGSEVMSRIAAPMIGGMLTAPLLSMLVIPAGYLLLRRRRLTNLSPTASTQGEFP
- a CDS encoding copper-binding protein; the encoded protein is MKLIFATATALALTAGLAACGKPASKQAAAPAPEAASAMAASTTPDPAAPTGDMGKMAMPAAAKMAKGQGTVTAVDTTANTITLDHGPIAEAGWPAMTMGFKASPALVAQVKAGDKVAFDLKLEGGAGEITAIQKQ
- a CDS encoding acyltransferase family protein gives rise to the protein MPANIKPLTAMRFFAALWVVAFHYTPSLGLGMPALVAKGYLGVELFFVLSGFILSHVYMAAHGEGRFNYAQFLWARLARIYPVHIATLLGLAALIGVAGLAGVNAGEQVVVWASIPAHLTLTQAWGLAPQGGWNHPSWSISAEWFAYLAFPAFAAVFWRLRDRPRLAAALAALLALVLNVGFERLAGFPLTRATILWGALRIVPCFALGCAIWLLWRADVMPTKRAAVLGLAGSLAAIVGATVLGAPDWFTVWLFGALILSLASLTTSGSKLLTSPVWVYLGEVSFAVYMVCIPWELVFSKAVQRIAPTAGETLAWPLWLVMFGGVLPAAMIVHHLVERPAREIMRRHGVPFSRRRAPPAERMAQVSAARR